One Buchnera aphidicola (Anoecia corni) genomic region harbors:
- the htpX gene encoding protease HtpX, with product MMRIILFLLTNISVMLVFGFLLFIVGIQQNSIESLMIMSVLCGFGGSFFSLIFSKWIALRAVNGILVKQAKTEQEEWLIKTIQKYSKIVGITTPEISIYPSLEINAFATGPRRNSALIAVTTGLLQNMNKSEAEAVIAHEISHIANGDMVTMTLIQGTVNTFVIFFSRIVATIVTNFISSKKNEDNLNTSNYPIFYFLVSMFTEMVFGGIATIIIMWFSRNREFYADAGAAKIVGIDKMVAALKKLQMQNDQMNKGISSVTALCIHGQESFNLAKMFMSHPPLQQRIEALYNRDYL from the coding sequence ATGATGAGAATCATTCTTTTTTTATTAACTAATATATCAGTTATGTTAGTTTTTGGATTTTTATTATTCATAGTAGGAATACAACAAAATAGTATCGAATCTTTAATGATAATGTCAGTATTATGTGGTTTTGGAGGTTCTTTTTTTTCTTTAATATTTTCTAAGTGGATAGCATTGCGTGCAGTTAACGGAATTTTGGTAAAGCAAGCAAAAACTGAGCAAGAAGAATGGTTAATTAAAACAATTCAAAAATATTCTAAAATAGTAGGAATAACAACTCCAGAAATATCTATTTATCCATCATTAGAAATCAATGCTTTTGCAACTGGACCTAGACGAAATTCTGCGTTGATTGCTGTAACAACTGGACTGTTGCAGAATATGAATAAAAGTGAAGCAGAAGCGGTTATTGCTCATGAAATTAGTCATATTGCTAATGGTGATATGGTCACTATGACTTTAATACAAGGAACTGTAAATACTTTTGTGATTTTTTTCTCAAGAATAGTGGCAACTATAGTTACTAATTTTATCTCTTCAAAAAAAAATGAAGATAATTTAAATACTAGTAATTATCCAATATTTTATTTTTTAGTTTCTATGTTTACTGAAATGGTATTTGGTGGAATAGCTACTATTATTATTATGTGGTTTTCTCGAAATCGTGAATTTTATGCGGATGCTGGAGCTGCTAAAATAGTTGGAATAGATAAAATGGTAGCTGCATTAAAAAAATTACAAATGCAAAATGACCAAATGAATAAAGGAATTTCTTCTGTTACTGCATTGTGCATACATGGTCAAGAAAGTTTTAATTTAGCAAAGATGTTTATGTCTCATCCACCATTACAGCAAAGAATAGAAGCTTTGTACAATAGAGATTATTTATAA
- a CDS encoding TerC family protein yields MYLFLDSSNWAALLMLVALEIVLGIDNLIFISILVKKLSPSQRDKARILGLTITLVMRITLLYFMSWIITLDHPLLVFKYFYFSGRDLVLLFGGSFLLFKAIMELHDKLDFAKKKKNIKKKYSNFWITVFQISILDAIFSLDSIITAVGMVNKLLIMVVAIIIATVFMLLASKILVSFINLHPTITILCLSFLIMIGVSLVSESFRFYIPKGYLYGAIVFSVFIECLNQIDKNNLIKYQSLRPVRVRVSEAISNLIIKDKKIECTYDFLKKNKHSPTILENNRYKNYFREEEKYMINGVLTLEGRSIKSIMTPRREISWINVEDSLSNIQKKLLDTPHNLFPVCDGELDKIIGVVRAKEILVILNNKFDIIKFASNRPPVVIPDTLNPINLLGVLRKAKGILVIVTNEFGVVQGLITPLDVLEAIAGEFPDDDETPDIVENEKGVWIIKGGTDLHTLEQSLNIIINTKNRNNNASLAGLLISEKGNVPIPGDIVKIPPIECCILESNQYRIDLVKVVITKQDT; encoded by the coding sequence ATGTACCTGTTTTTAGACTCGTCAAATTGGGCTGCTTTATTAATGTTAGTCGCATTAGAAATAGTTTTAGGAATTGATAATTTAATATTTATTTCTATTTTAGTAAAAAAACTATCTCCTTCACAAAGAGATAAAGCTAGAATATTAGGTTTGACTATTACTTTAGTAATGCGAATAACATTATTATATTTTATGTCTTGGATAATTACTTTAGATCATCCATTATTGGTATTTAAATATTTTTATTTTTCTGGAAGAGATTTAGTACTATTATTTGGTGGATCTTTTCTTTTATTTAAAGCAATTATGGAATTACATGATAAGTTAGATTTTGCTAAAAAAAAGAAAAATATAAAAAAAAAATATTCTAATTTTTGGATTACTGTATTCCAAATATCTATTTTAGATGCTATTTTTTCTTTAGATTCAATTATAACAGCAGTTGGAATGGTAAATAAATTATTAATTATGGTGGTTGCTATAATTATAGCAACAGTTTTTATGTTATTAGCTTCTAAAATATTAGTCTCTTTTATAAATCTTCATCCTACTATAACTATTTTATGTTTGAGTTTTCTAATTATGATTGGTGTTAGTTTGGTATCAGAATCCTTTAGATTTTATATACCTAAGGGGTATTTATATGGAGCAATAGTATTTTCTGTATTTATAGAATGTTTAAATCAGATAGATAAAAATAATCTTATAAAATACCAATCACTTCGTCCTGTAAGAGTTAGAGTTTCAGAAGCTATTTCTAATTTAATAATAAAGGATAAAAAAATAGAATGCACATATGATTTTTTAAAAAAAAATAAGCATTCTCCAACTATTTTAGAAAATAATAGATATAAAAATTATTTTAGAGAAGAAGAAAAGTACATGATTAACGGAGTTTTAACGTTAGAAGGTAGATCTATTAAAAGTATTATGACTCCTAGAAGAGAGATATCATGGATTAATGTAGAAGATTCATTGAGTAACATACAAAAAAAATTATTAGATACACCTCACAATTTATTTCCTGTCTGTGATGGAGAATTAGATAAAATTATAGGAGTAGTTAGAGCTAAAGAAATTCTAGTGATTCTTAATAATAAGTTTGATATAATTAAGTTCGCATCTAACAGACCTCCAGTAGTTATACCAGATACACTAAATCCTATTAATTTATTAGGAGTATTAAGGAAAGCTAAAGGAATTTTAGTTATTGTGACTAATGAATTTGGAGTAGTTCAAGGTTTAATAACTCCACTTGATGTTTTAGAAGCAATAGCAGGAGAATTTCCAGATGATGATGAGACTCCAGATATAGTAGAAAACGAAAAAGGTGTTTGGATTATAAAAGGAGGAACTGACTTGCATACTTTAGAACAATCATTAAATATTATAATTAACACAAAAAATAGAAATAATAATGCTTCTTTAGCAGGATTATTAATTTCTGAAAAAGGAAATGTGCCTATTCCAGGAGATATAGTAAAAATTCCACCTATAGAATGCTGCATATTAGAATCAAATCAATATAGAATAGATTTAGTTAAAGTTGTAATAACTAAACAAGATACTTAA
- the tsaB gene encoding tRNA (adenosine(37)-N6)-threonylcarbamoyltransferase complex dimerization subunit type 1 TsaB, whose protein sequence is MCLNILAIDMTFSCASIALLKNNSIYTSSLFNFRIKDINIYNCINSLLTSHGIQVQDLDYISFSKGPGNFTGLRISCNIAQGLSLGLNIPILSVSTFILMAEEVSKKKKFNKVIVAMKATKEKFYWGKYKKNKYGFWIGENTEVLLDRKTILKKVNMINSVYISVGSAWSEIPNTSRCIKNIKDITYPNIRYIFPTSLLYIQKNIIFPAHKIEPVYLNKYLS, encoded by the coding sequence ATGTGTTTAAATATTTTAGCAATTGATATGACATTTAGCTGTGCTTCAATAGCATTATTGAAAAATAATAGTATTTATACTAGTTCTTTATTTAATTTTAGAATAAAAGATATTAATATTTATAATTGTATAAATAGTTTATTGACGTCTCATGGAATTCAGGTACAAGATTTGGATTATATTTCTTTTTCTAAAGGACCTGGAAATTTTACAGGATTAAGAATATCCTGTAATATTGCTCAAGGTCTTTCATTAGGATTAAATATTCCAATATTAAGTGTTTCTACTTTTATATTAATGGCAGAAGAAGTTTCAAAAAAAAAAAAATTTAATAAAGTTATAGTAGCAATGAAAGCTACAAAAGAAAAATTTTATTGGGGCAAATATAAAAAAAACAAATATGGATTTTGGATTGGAGAAAATACAGAAGTATTACTAGATAGAAAAACTATTTTAAAAAAAGTAAATATGATAAATAGCGTATATATTTCTGTAGGATCAGCATGGTCTGAAATACCTAACACAAGTCGATGTATAAAAAATATTAAAGATATAACATATCCTAATATACGTTACATTTTTCCAACTTCATTATTATATATTCAAAAAAATATTATTTTTCCTGCTCATAAAATAGAGCCTGTTTATTTAAATAAATATTTATCTTAA
- the minE gene encoding cell division topological specificity factor MinE: MSLLNFFFSKKKKKTAKIAKNRLKIIIEEERKNKKLNHYLPKLKIDIIKVICKYIKLDPKTTNIQLEYKENKMSILELNITFIEQ; the protein is encoded by the coding sequence ATGTCTTTACTTAATTTTTTCTTTTCTAAAAAAAAAAAAAAAACAGCTAAAATTGCAAAAAATAGATTAAAAATTATTATAGAAGAAGAAAGAAAAAATAAAAAATTAAACCATTATTTACCAAAACTTAAAATAGATATTATTAAAGTTATATGCAAATATATAAAACTAGATCCTAAAACTACTAATATTCAACTAGAATACAAAGAAAATAAAATGTCTATATTAGAACTTAATATAACTTTTATAGAACAATAA
- the minD gene encoding septum site-determining protein MinD, giving the protein MTRIIVVTSGKGGVGKTTSSASIATGLARLGQKTVVIDFDIGLRNLDLIMGCERRVVYDLINVIQGNIELNQALIKDKNTKNLFILPASQTRDKNSLHKTGIKNLLKKLTIMNFDFIICDSPAGIESGAIIPIYFSDEAIIVTNPEVSSIRDADRILGIISSKSQRAEKNQKPIKEHLLITRYNIERVKKGEMLSIEDINNILCIPLLGVIPEDLSVLKSSNQGKPVILNKSSEAGQAYSDATNRLMGKKCPFRFIKEKKRNFFQRFFWR; this is encoded by the coding sequence ATGACACGTATTATCGTAGTTACATCCGGGAAAGGTGGAGTAGGGAAAACCACTTCAAGTGCATCTATTGCTACTGGTCTAGCTAGACTTGGACAAAAAACTGTAGTTATTGATTTTGATATTGGATTAAGAAATCTAGATCTAATCATGGGATGTGAAAGAAGAGTTGTCTATGATCTCATAAATGTCATACAAGGTAATATAGAGCTTAATCAAGCTTTAATAAAAGATAAGAACACAAAAAATTTATTTATTCTACCTGCTTCTCAAACAAGAGATAAAAATTCACTGCATAAAACAGGAATAAAAAATCTTTTAAAAAAACTAACAATTATGAATTTTGACTTCATCATTTGCGATTCTCCAGCTGGTATAGAATCAGGAGCTATTATACCTATATATTTTTCTGATGAAGCTATAATAGTTACCAATCCAGAAGTTTCTTCTATTCGAGATGCTGATCGAATTTTAGGTATTATTTCCTCAAAATCACAAAGAGCTGAAAAAAATCAAAAGCCTATCAAAGAACATTTGCTTATAACTAGATATAATATTGAAAGAGTTAAAAAGGGAGAAATGCTAAGTATAGAAGATATAAACAACATATTATGTATACCTCTATTAGGAGTAATCCCAGAAGATTTATCAGTACTAAAATCTTCTAATCAAGGAAAACCTGTTATTTTAAATAAATCTTCAGAAGCCGGTCAAGCTTATTCTGATGCAACTAACAGATTAATGGGTAAAAAATGTCCTTTTCGATTTATTAAAGAAAAAAAAAGAAATTTTTTTCAACGATTTTTTTGGAGATAA
- the minC gene encoding septum site-determining protein MinC, giving the protein MFNQVIKLKSNNFTLLVLYLQNDSTKKIKYALQKKIQESPSFFKNAPIILNISQLSCKIDWNSIKYIIQSLKLKIVGFIKCKNEKLNETVLDSGVPIFFKTNKLTNAVHIQKKKKTIDVKSSLFFKNKIIKKPIRSGQQIYSSNSNIIIINNVNEGSEILSNGNIHIYGKLKGKALAGIQGNTQCYIFCTELFAELISICGQFLLLDQIPSDLIGKSVQCYIKNGAIKLLKV; this is encoded by the coding sequence ATGTTTAATCAAGTTATAAAATTAAAAAGTAATAATTTTACTTTACTAGTTCTTTATTTACAAAATGATTCAACAAAAAAAATAAAGTATGCTTTACAAAAAAAAATACAAGAGTCACCTTCTTTTTTTAAAAATGCACCTATTATTTTAAATATTTCACAACTGTCTTGTAAAATCGATTGGAATTCAATTAAATATATTATTCAATCGTTAAAATTAAAAATTGTAGGTTTTATAAAATGTAAAAATGAAAAATTAAATGAAACCGTCCTTGATTCTGGAGTTCCTATTTTTTTTAAAACAAACAAATTAACAAATGCTGTACATATTCAAAAAAAAAAAAAAACTATTGATGTAAAATCAAGTCTTTTTTTTAAAAATAAAATTATAAAAAAACCGATACGATCTGGACAACAGATATATTCAAGTAACAGTAATATTATTATAATAAATAATGTTAATGAGGGATCTGAAATTCTTTCTAATGGAAATATTCATATATATGGAAAACTGAAAGGTAAAGCATTAGCAGGAATACAAGGTAATACACAATGTTATATTTTTTGCACAGAATTATTTGCTGAACTTATTTCTATTTGTGGTCAATTCTTGCTATTAGATCAAATCCCATCTGACTTAATTGGAAAATCCGTTCAATGTTATATAAAAAATGGAGCTATAAAATTATTAAAAGTATAA
- a CDS encoding methyltransferase, translating into MGKIKKYNKKKIFFGVFLPEHFSKICNTIVYFWPKNKQEAIFQIKYLLSIFSISTEVFIVGKNKSGVRSAKGILEEWINLEKIQGKNRCTLFYGKIKKKYLFVLNNFKKSYFWNEIYISCFPGVFGYSGVDSGTLLLLSTLDKKIHGDVLDIGCGSGILSIQILKLLNKNNININLVDECALSLYSSKLNIKNNNLKASVFSSNIFSRINKKFNLIISNPPIHNDLKLDFFVLKNIIKQSKNFLKKNGELRIVTNSSCFFESYFKKYFKKFFMLKKNKNYKIYQGLN; encoded by the coding sequence ATGGGAAAAATTAAGAAGTATAACAAAAAAAAAATTTTTTTTGGAGTGTTTCTTCCTGAACATTTTTCAAAAATATGTAATACAATAGTATATTTTTGGCCAAAAAACAAACAAGAAGCTATTTTTCAAATAAAATACTTACTGTCTATATTTTCTATTTCAACCGAAGTATTTATTGTAGGAAAAAATAAAAGTGGTGTAAGAAGCGCTAAAGGTATACTAGAAGAATGGATTAATTTAGAAAAAATTCAAGGAAAAAATCGTTGTACTTTATTTTATGGAAAAATAAAAAAAAAATATCTATTTGTATTAAATAATTTCAAAAAAAGTTATTTTTGGAATGAAATATATATTTCTTGTTTTCCAGGAGTATTTGGATATTCAGGAGTAGACTCTGGTACTTTATTGTTACTATCAACGTTAGATAAAAAAATTCATGGAGATGTATTAGATATAGGATGTGGGTCAGGTATTTTATCTATTCAAATTTTAAAATTGTTAAATAAAAATAATATAAATATAAATCTAGTAGATGAATGTGCTTTATCTTTATATTCTAGTAAATTAAATATTAAAAATAATAATTTAAAAGCATCTGTATTTTCGAGTAATATTTTTTCTAGAATAAACAAGAAGTTTAATTTAATTATTTCTAATCCTCCAATACATAATGATTTAAAATTAGATTTCTTTGTATTAAAAAATATAATCAAACAATCTAAAAATTTTTTAAAAAAAAATGGAGAATTGAGAATTGTAACAAACTCGTCTTGCTTTTTTGAAAGTTATTTTAAAAAATATTTTAAAAAATTTTTTATGTTAAAAAAAAATAAAAATTATAAAATCTATCAAGGATTAAATTAA
- the murJ gene encoding murein biosynthesis integral membrane protein MurJ encodes MNLFKPFFINSTVILFSRILSFIRDMLIATTFGAIIETDAFFVAFKIPNILRKIFAEGAFSQTFIPMLTEYKNKKKFKKTRFFISYISGMLSLILILIIIVGMIFSPEIIFMTSPKFYSDSELFHTTVILLRIMFPYVFFVSLACMASSILNVWNYFFLPAISPMFLNFSIIFFVVFLHSYFKKNIFCLAWGVLVGGIIQFLYQLPKIQQIHMLPYPVINIKNKRLTKMLKGIIPAVFGVAFSQLSTIINIFFSSILDAGSISWIYYADRLLEFPTSILGISLGTILLPVLTKNVVKNNFLDYKKNLDWGLKLSFMLGLPSSLLIYFLAKPLVISLFQYGNFNDFDTFMTKNTVESYSIGIIGLILVKILSSSFFALKDFTTPMKCSLLTIIINTVINIFFIYIFKHVGLAISVSISTWINAFLLYKSLRSFQKISFTSEWLQFLLKLFISLIVMNYVITIILHNICDWRYGSIIFRILRITGTILISWATYLITFNILNYCTFYSKSCFNIKKN; translated from the coding sequence ATGAATCTTTTTAAACCTTTTTTTATAAATAGCACTGTGATTTTGTTTTCTAGAATTTTAAGTTTTATAAGAGATATGTTAATCGCTACAACGTTTGGAGCTATTATAGAAACAGATGCTTTTTTTGTAGCCTTTAAAATACCCAATATACTACGTAAAATTTTTGCAGAAGGAGCTTTTTCTCAAACATTTATACCAATGCTAACAGAGTACAAAAATAAAAAAAAGTTTAAAAAAACTAGATTTTTTATATCTTATATTTCTGGAATGTTAAGTCTAATATTAATATTAATTATAATAGTAGGAATGATATTTTCTCCAGAAATCATTTTTATGACGTCTCCTAAATTTTATTCTGATTCAGAACTCTTTCACACTACTGTTATTCTATTAAGAATTATGTTTCCATATGTTTTTTTTGTATCTTTAGCATGTATGGCTTCTTCTATTTTAAATGTATGGAATTATTTTTTTTTACCAGCAATATCTCCTATGTTTTTGAACTTCAGTATTATTTTTTTTGTAGTTTTTTTACATTCGTATTTTAAAAAAAATATTTTTTGTTTAGCTTGGGGTGTTCTTGTAGGAGGAATAATACAATTTTTATATCAATTACCAAAAATACAACAAATACATATGTTACCGTATCCAGTTATAAATATAAAAAATAAAAGATTAACTAAAATGTTAAAAGGTATAATTCCAGCTGTTTTTGGAGTAGCTTTTTCTCAGTTATCAACAATAATAAATATTTTCTTTTCTTCTATTTTAGATGCTGGATCTATTTCTTGGATTTATTATGCTGATAGACTACTAGAATTTCCAACCAGTATATTAGGAATATCTTTAGGAACTATTTTATTACCTGTTTTAACAAAAAATGTTGTAAAAAATAATTTTTTAGATTATAAGAAAAATTTAGATTGGGGATTGAAATTATCTTTTATGTTAGGTTTACCAAGCAGTTTATTAATATATTTTTTAGCAAAACCTTTAGTAATTTCTTTATTTCAATATGGAAACTTTAATGATTTTGATACTTTTATGACAAAAAATACAGTTGAATCATATTCAATTGGAATTATTGGTTTAATTCTAGTAAAAATACTATCTTCTAGTTTTTTTGCTTTGAAAGATTTTACTACACCGATGAAATGTTCATTATTAACTATAATTATAAATACAGTTATAAATATATTCTTTATATATATTTTTAAACATGTAGGTCTTGCTATTTCTGTTTCAATATCAACCTGGATTAATGCTTTTTTATTGTACAAAAGTTTACGTTCTTTTCAAAAAATATCCTTTACATCTGAATGGTTGCAATTTTTATTAAAACTATTTATTTCTTTAATAGTAATGAACTATGTTATTACTATTATTTTACATAATATATGTGATTGGAGATATGGATCTATTATTTTTAGAATTTTACGTATAACTGGAACAATATTAATATCTTGGGCAACATATTTAATTACGTTTAACATATTAAATTACTGTACGTTTTACAGTAAAAGCTGTTTTAACATTAAAAAAAATTAA
- the flgA gene encoding flagellar basal body P-ring formation chaperone FlgA, protein MNHYKTKSFICIIIFLISLNNAFSSELSKKIINFLKRNDPIYLNHIDLKILTKKKLCDTPYNPRFILPYHYKKWGNTKILMATAEKTMQINIYIKIIGCYFLTNKKLEKYSILNNNNFISKIGNFDSLPQDAILDKYLILNKTINQSMHSHQIITSSTLKPIIVIKKNDIVKVFFKSLNIYISTIGIALNNTCIGNKVKVILYSGNIVTGQLDNDGNVKLLV, encoded by the coding sequence ATGAATCATTATAAGACAAAATCTTTTATATGCATAATTATATTCTTAATTAGTCTAAATAACGCATTTTCTTCAGAATTATCAAAAAAAATTATAAATTTCTTAAAAAGAAATGACCCTATCTATTTAAATCATATTGATTTAAAAATACTAACTAAAAAAAAATTGTGTGACACACCATATAATCCACGATTTATTCTTCCTTATCATTATAAAAAATGGGGAAATACAAAAATATTAATGGCAACTGCAGAAAAAACAATGCAAATAAATATATATATTAAAATTATTGGATGTTATTTTTTAACTAATAAGAAACTAGAAAAATATTCTATTTTAAATAATAATAATTTTATATCTAAAATTGGAAATTTCGACAGTTTACCACAAGATGCTATTCTAGATAAATATTTAATACTTAACAAAACAATAAATCAAAGTATGCACTCCCATCAAATAATTACTAGCTCTACTTTAAAACCTATTATTGTTATAAAAAAAAATGATATAGTAAAAGTTTTTTTTAAATCTTTAAATATATACATATCAACTATTGGAATCGCTTTAAATAATACTTGTATAGGAAATAAAGTAAAAGTTATTTTATATTCAGGTAATATAGTCACAGGTCAACTTGATAATGATGGAAACGTAAAATTATTAGTATAA
- a CDS encoding flagellar basal body protein, with product MISKLDTYFKNDKLMLELLTLKESSIASNIANIDTPNYKKINVNFLDEFKKKVKDLIYIKKNNSAVNSKKKNFIEIYKENLKQSISVDKTIDENFTFNEKNLHSNIQNSLFNDIKNSIENIDEKNNLLYQEITDSMLKNVIESNDSNLNITDDNDNSNEINLTHERISFVETELEHKKELAIIKYKIDNMLKVLD from the coding sequence ATGATTTCTAAATTAGACACATATTTTAAAAATGATAAATTGATGTTAGAGTTATTAACATTAAAAGAAAGTAGTATAGCTAGTAATATAGCTAATATTGATACTCCTAATTATAAAAAAATAAATGTAAATTTTTTAGATGAATTTAAAAAAAAAGTAAAGGATTTAATTTACATAAAAAAAAATAATTCTGCTGTAAACAGTAAAAAAAAAAATTTTATTGAGATTTATAAGGAAAACTTAAAACAAAGTATATCAGTAGATAAAACTATTGATGAAAACTTTACTTTTAATGAAAAGAATTTACATTCTAACATACAAAATTCGTTGTTTAACGATATTAAAAATAGTATTGAAAATATTGATGAAAAGAATAATTTATTATATCAAGAAATAACTGATTCTATGCTAAAAAATGTAATAGAATCAAACGATTCTAACTTAAATATTACAGATGACAATGATAATAGTAATGAAATTAATTTAACTCATGAGAGGATAAGTTTTGTTGAAACAGAACTAGAACATAAAAAAGAATTGGCTATTATAAAATATAAAATAGATAATATGCTAAAAGTTTTAGATTAA
- a CDS encoding flagellar hook-basal body complex protein, with amino-acid sequence MSLESLENSIQKFHNSIQSLQSSTIKHNHKNKVASQYEELNFQYNNANNSPYRSEANFGFEQLDENGSCLSLNKVDKHANRNLYTNISPNAYFRLSDNNDSILYTKQGHFLINEHGDVITEQGYRLTGYNIKGCKKVSEFIDSSIPKNLNLSNAYKIDYKPTTKLALFSYLNMNAPIFTNFSYDYRNESTCTNNIKTVIYNKDGKECIVDLNILKTGNREWTVSTSIHDDSQTASEIPNIFKNENYYQGSDGKTVVCDPFTFKCDENGNIINSKKLINITSSDKRYVTPLSINLESVRIRNNYNIPRDYTHVQANGFPEGTLNKFMIDSEGLISGYYSNGKKLQLAQMSILEVSDPNILSTVSQNISSLIAKENEDNQDRKIAIDYSDGHNLDNKQISNLQLDHNEEKNSKIDIITVDKNNNISSIFTS; translated from the coding sequence ATGTCTTTAGAATCTCTTGAAAACTCAATTCAAAAATTTCATAATTCTATCCAATCTTTACAATCATCAACAATAAAACATAATCATAAAAATAAGGTAGCATCACAATACGAAGAATTAAACTTTCAATATAATAATGCAAATAACAGTCCATATAGAAGCGAGGCTAACTTTGGTTTTGAACAGTTAGACGAAAACGGAAGTTGTTTGTCTTTAAACAAAGTAGATAAGCATGCCAACCGAAATTTGTATACTAATATTAGTCCCAACGCTTATTTTAGGTTATCGGACAATAATGATTCTATCTTGTATACAAAACAAGGACATTTTTTAATAAATGAACATGGAGATGTAATAACAGAACAAGGATACCGGTTAACGGGATATAATATTAAAGGGTGCAAGAAAGTATCAGAATTTATAGATAGTTCTATTCCTAAAAATTTAAATCTTTCTAATGCATACAAAATAGACTATAAGCCAACTACTAAGTTAGCATTATTTTCATATTTAAATATGAATGCTCCTATTTTTACTAATTTTTCCTATGATTATAGAAATGAATCAACATGTACTAATAATATAAAAACAGTTATTTACAATAAAGACGGAAAAGAATGTATTGTAGATTTAAATATATTAAAAACTGGTAATAGAGAATGGACTGTTTCAACTTCTATTCATGATGATAGTCAAACAGCATCTGAAATTCCTAACATTTTTAAAAATGAAAATTATTATCAAGGAAGTGATGGAAAAACAGTTGTTTGTGATCCGTTTACTTTTAAATGCGACGAAAATGGAAACATCATAAACTCAAAAAAATTAATAAATATCACTTCTTCAGATAAAAGATATGTTACTCCTTTATCTATAAATTTAGAAAGCGTAAGAATACGTAACAATTATAATATACCTAGAGACTATACTCATGTTCAGGCAAACGGATTTCCTGAAGGTACTTTAAATAAATTTATGATAGATAGCGAAGGGTTAATATCAGGATATTATTCTAATGGAAAAAAATTACAATTAGCACAGATGTCTATTTTAGAAGTCAGTGACCCAAACATTTTATCAACAGTATCTCAGAACATATCTAGTCTTATAGCGAAAGAAAACGAAGATAATCAAGATAGAAAAATCGCTATTGATTATAGTGATGGTCATAATTTAGATAATAAACAAATCTCTAATTTACAATTAGATCATAATGAAGAAAAAAATTCTAAAATAGACATTATTACAGTTGATAAAAACAATAATATATCAAGCATATTTACAAGCTAA